In the Streptomyces formicae genome, one interval contains:
- a CDS encoding sodium:proton antiporter: MMHVLPYLVAGWIFLVGCYGLATSRHLVHAVGCLSVCQAATYVLLLAVGYRTGGTAPVNSDMAPRSRPLVDPVVQALALTDVVVGATVTALLLALVIQVAKRHGTADPDELSELRG; the protein is encoded by the coding sequence TTGATGCATGTCCTCCCCTATCTGGTGGCGGGCTGGATCTTTCTGGTCGGCTGCTACGGGCTGGCCACCAGCCGCCATCTGGTGCATGCCGTCGGGTGTCTGTCGGTGTGTCAGGCCGCGACGTACGTCCTGTTGCTCGCGGTCGGTTACCGCACGGGTGGCACCGCGCCGGTCAACTCCGACATGGCTCCGCGCTCGCGTCCGCTGGTCGACCCCGTGGTCCAGGCGCTCGCCCTCACCGATGTCGTCGTGGGGGCCACCGTGACCGCGCTCCTGCTGGCCCTGGTGATCCAGGTGGCCAAGCGCCACGGCACCGCCGACCCCGACGAGTTGTCCGAGCTGCGCGGATGA
- a CDS encoding MnhB domain-containing protein, producing the protein MSTALRRWVLAIGAAGLGALLVGAFAALPDFGTGAHPYGDRATSESLARHTANVVSAVNFDQRAFDTLGEESILFAAVLGTVVLLRQTRDEDRVPPGSARVDPWVRRYALALLPVALVTGLYVVAHGQLSPGGGFQGGVIAATAVHLLYIGADYRALERIRPMGLYEVGDAIGEAGYLLVGVVGLLAGASFLANTLPHGTFNTLASGGTVPLLNAAVGIEVACAVVVLVSRFLDQAVEITDDAKSGKDGAR; encoded by the coding sequence GTGAGCACGGCGCTGCGGCGGTGGGTCCTGGCGATCGGCGCCGCCGGTCTGGGCGCGCTGCTCGTCGGCGCGTTCGCGGCGCTGCCGGACTTCGGCACCGGCGCGCATCCGTACGGCGACCGGGCGACGTCCGAGTCCCTGGCACGGCACACCGCGAACGTGGTCTCGGCGGTCAACTTCGACCAGCGGGCCTTCGACACCCTGGGCGAGGAGTCCATCCTCTTCGCCGCCGTACTCGGCACGGTGGTCCTGCTGCGCCAGACCCGCGACGAGGACCGCGTGCCGCCCGGTTCCGCACGGGTCGACCCCTGGGTGCGGCGCTACGCGCTCGCACTCCTGCCGGTGGCGCTGGTGACGGGCCTGTACGTCGTCGCGCACGGCCAGTTGAGCCCGGGCGGCGGCTTCCAAGGCGGTGTCATCGCGGCCACCGCGGTGCACCTGCTCTACATCGGGGCGGACTACCGGGCGCTGGAACGCATCCGTCCCATGGGCCTGTACGAGGTGGGGGACGCCATCGGCGAGGCCGGATACCTGCTCGTCGGCGTGGTCGGCCTCCTCGCCGGAGCCTCCTTCCTGGCCAACACGCTGCCGCACGGGACGTTCAACACGCTGGCGTCGGGCGGCACCGTGCCGCTGCTGAACGCGGCGGTCGGCATCGAAGTGGCCTGCGCGGTCGTCGTGCTGGTGAGCCGCTTCCTCGATCAGGCGGTGGAGATCACCGATGACGCCAAGAGCGGCAAGGACGGGGCGCGTTGA
- a CDS encoding Na(+)/H(+) antiporter subunit B: MNGDDLLIAVCLTLVAVSATAAVAVREPARQALVLAVLGLTLAALFTVLQAPDVALSQLAVGSVLTPLLILLSVRKVRRRGRVDDKEAGR, translated from the coding sequence ATGAACGGCGACGACCTGTTGATCGCGGTGTGTCTGACGCTGGTCGCGGTGTCGGCGACAGCGGCGGTCGCGGTGCGCGAACCGGCACGGCAGGCACTGGTCCTGGCGGTGCTCGGGCTGACGCTCGCCGCTCTCTTCACGGTGCTTCAGGCGCCGGACGTGGCGCTGTCGCAACTGGCCGTGGGATCGGTGCTCACGCCCCTGCTGATCCTGCTCTCGGTGCGCAAGGTACGGCGTCGCGGGCGCGTCGACGACAAGGAGGCGGGGCGGTGA